From Paenarthrobacter sp. A20:
CCCTTGAGTCGGACCACGTTCTTACCCAGCAGGGCAGCTTCCACCATGAGCTTCTCGATGTCACGCTGAGTCACCTTGTGGAGGCCAGGCTGCTTTCCGACATCCACCAGCTCGGCAGAGGTCAGGTCGGCCAGTTCCTGGTAGGGAGCCAGCCGGTCATAGAACACGACGTCGGCATCCCGCAAGGCGTCGATGGCACCAACCGTCAGCAGGTCCAGGGCCCCCGGGCCTCCGCCTACCAGGGTGACGTGGCCCTCAGCGCCCGGGGCGGGCTCGAACGCAACAGGGATTCCGGCGTCGCGGCAGCGTTCCACCAGCGGCAGCCAGCCAGCCCCGCCGTCGTCCACTACTGCCACCAGGAACGGGCGCTCGGGGAGCTGGCCGTCGCCGGGCACACCCTCCGGGGTGCTCAGCCGGTACACATGGGCACCGGCGCTCTGGTAGCGGCGGATTGCTTGGCGGGCGGACTTGTCCGACCCCGTGACGAGGACGTCACGGCCGGTGAGATCGATGGTGAGCTGCATGGGAGACCCCTAGTTTTCTGCGCCGACGGTTTCGCTGCGGACCGGGATGGTGGAGGCAATGAGCACACCGCCCTTTTCTTCGTTCGTGGCCGGACGGATCTGGCCCCGCTCAGGAACGAAGGAGATGGATTCGTCCTTCTGGTTGGGAGCGTTGACGAAGGAACGGAAACGGCGGAGGCGCTCCGGGTCCTTCAACGTCTCAGCCCACTCGTCCTCGTAGGTGTCGATGTGCTTGGCCATGGCTGCCTCAAGCTCTTCGGCGATGCCCAGGGAGTCGTTGACCACTACCTCCTCGACGTGCTTGATGCCGCCGTCAAGCTCCTCCTGCCAGCGAGCGGTGCGCTGCAGGCGGTCGGCGGTGCGGATGTAGTACATGAGGTAGCGGTCGATGTACTTCAGAAGGGTTTCGTCGTCCAGATCCTTGGCGAGCAGCTGGGCGTGGGCCGGGGTGGCGCCACCGTTACCGCCGACATACAGGTTCCAACCGTCCGCCGTAGCGATCACGCCAACATCCTTGCCGCGGGCCTCCGCACATTCGCGGGCGCAACCGGAGACACCCATCTTCAGCTTGTGCGGGCTGCGGAGGCCCCGGTAGCGGAGCTCCAGTGCGATGGCCATCGCCACGGAATCCTGGACACCGAAGCGGCACCACGTGGATCCAACGCAGGACTTCACCGTGCGCAGGCTCTTGCCGTACGCCTGTCCGGACTCGAAACCGGCATCCACCAGTTCCTTCCAGATGTCCGGGAGCTGCTCAAGGCGGGCACCGAACATATCGATGCGTTGTCCGCCCGTGATCTTGGTGTAGAGGTTGTACTTCCCGGCAACGGCCGCGATGACGCCCAGGCCCTTGGGCGTGATCTCGCCACCTGCGATGCGGGGGACCACCGAGTAGGTGCCGTCTTTCTGCATGTTCGCCAGAGCGCGGTCGTTGGTGTCCTGCAGCGAGCCACGTCCGGCATCCAGGACATAGGCGGAGTGCTGGCTGGCCAGGATGGAGGCAATGGTCGGCTTGCAGATATCGCAGCCCGCACCGGTGCCGTACTTGGCCATGATCTCTTCGAAGGACGTCAGTTCCAGCACGCGGATGGCGTCGAAGAGTTCCTGGCGGGAGAGGCTGATGTGCTCGCAGAGTGCCTTGGAGACCTCGATGCCGGACTTCTTCAGCTCGCCTTCGAGGAGCTTCTTGAGCATGGGGACGCACGATCCACACTGGGTACCGGCCCTCGTGCAGCCCTTGAGTTCGCCGAGTTCCTGCACAGGAGCGTCGCCTTCGCAGGCGCCGCAACCGTTGATGGTGTCGCGGATGGTTCCGGCGGCCACGTTGTTGCAGGAGCACAGGATGGCGTCATCGGGGAGCTCGGTCTCCGGGGCCTCGCCACCGCCGGCAGCGCTCAGATAGGCACCGGGTTCGGCGGAGAGCTCGCGGCCCAGGAGCGGGCGGAGGCTCATGTAGGGGGAAGCATCGCCGACGAAAATGCCGCCCAAGAGGGTCTTGGCATCATCGGTGGTGACGATCTTCTGGTAAACGCCGCGGGCGGGGTCGGCGTAAACGATTTCGAGGGAGTGCTCGGTCCGGGCGAAGGCGTCACCGAAGCTGGCAACATCAACGCCGGACAACTTGAGTTTGGTGGCAGTGTCAAAGCCCGGGAAGGTCGCTTCGCCACCGTGCAGGCGGTCGGCAACGATCTCGGCCATGGTGTTGGCGGGAGCCACGAGGCCCAAGCACATGCCCTCGAAGTTGGCCACCTCACCGATGGCCCAGATCCCGTCCACTTCGGTAGCACAGAAATCGTTGATGACCACACCGCCGCGCTGGCCCAAGCTGAAGAGCTGCTCTTCGCCTTCTGCCGCGCGGAAAAGGTCGTCGCGGGGTTTGACGCCGATAGCCACGATGACAAGGTCGGCGTCGATGGTGCGGCCGTCGGCCATGAGGACTCCGGTGACGTTGCCGTCGTCGTCCGTAACAACCTCCGAAGGGAAGACGCCACCGTGGACCTCGAAGCCCTTGGCTTCAATCAGCCGACCGAGGGCCTGGCCTGCGCCTTCGTCCAACTGGGTGTTCATGAGCCAAGGCGACCCGTTGATGACCACCGGAGTGGCACCGAGCTGCTCGGTACCGGCCGCGGACTCAAGCCCCAGCAGGCCGCCGCCGATGGTGACTGCGTTGACCTTGCGTCCCAGCTTCGCGCTGAGCTCGGCGATGGCCTTGTTAATGGTCCAGACGTCTTCGAGCGTGCGGTAAACGTGGGTGTGCTCGGCGCCGGGAATGGGAAGCCGGGCTGCATCCGAACCCGAGGCAACCACCAGGTGGTCGTATTCGTACTTGTTGCCGGCGGCCGTGAGCACACTCTTGGCAACCGTGTCGATCTTGACGGCGCGCTCGCCGGTCTTGAGGGTCAGGGCCTCGTGGTCCCACATCGATGCCTCGCCCAGGGTGAGGTCCACGTCGGTTTCGGTGAGGGCCTTGCTCAGCGCCACTCGGTCATAAGGGAGGTGGGCCTCTTCGGTCAGCACCGTAACCTGCCAACCTTCAAGTCCCCGGTTGACCATGGCATCGGTGAAACGGTGGGCAGCGGGACCGCCGCCGACGACGACGATGCGGCGCGGGTTCTCTGTACTTGAAGTGTGTCCGGTCACTGGTGGGCCTTTCGCAGATGTTGCAGACGGATCTCCGCAACTTGTGGTTCCAGCCTAGGGACGGGCAGTTTCGCTTCAGTTTCCCTTATGTTTCGTGATCTTAACTTCTGCATCACGAACGCATTTCCGGGGGCGTGAGGTCTCTTTTACGCGTTGGACACAAACGCGCACCCCTGTTGAAACACCCCCGCCCTAGCGTGGAGGAGTGGCCGCAAGCGTGGCCCGGTCCGGGGGAGTGACGGTGGAAATGCCAGCACCCGGACACAGTGAGAGGGGCTGAAATGACCGTAATTCTGGACCGTGCCGAGGACCTGACCACCACCGCCACGTGGCAGCGTGTTTGCCCGGTGGCAGAACTGGAAGTGGCCTGGGGCGAAGCGGCACTGATCGCCGGACGCCAGGTTGCCCTGTTCCGCACCGCGCCCACCGAGGTCTTCGCTGTGGCACAGCAGGATCCTGCAACGCTGGCCAACGTCATGGCCCGCGGCATCATCGGATCCCGAGGCAGCAGGCCGACCATCGCGTCGCCACTGCACAAGGAGGTCTACGACCTCGAAACCGGGGAGTGCTTCACCAACCCGGAACTTACGCTCGCCGTCTTCGCCACCCGTTTGGTGGACGGTTTCATCGAAGTTGAAGTCTAGGACTCCTACAAACCCAATGCTTCGCGGACATCCCTAAGGACATCGTCCAGGGAGGTCCGTGCTGCTTGGCGTGCCTCGGGCAGTTCGGCCGCGGACTCAACGGCCTGGATGACTTCCAGGTAGCACTTGAGCTTGGGCTCCGTGCCACTGGGACGGATAATCACGCGGGTGAGGTCCCGGGTCACATACAGCAGACCGTCCGTGGGCGGCAGGGCCTGGCTTCCTTCTGCCAAGTCGGTGAAGACCTCGACGGCGGAGCCTCCGAATGCTTCGGGCGGGTTGACCCGCAGGCGGTTCATCATGGCGTCGAGCAACCCGAGGTCTGCCACCCGGATGCTCAACTGGTCACTGGCGTGCAGCCCGTGCACCAGGTACAGGTCATCAAGGGTGTCGAAGATGGTCCTGCCCTCAGCTTTGGCGGCGGCGGCCAATTCGGCGATCAGGACTGCTGCGGAAATGCCGTCCTTGTCGCGCACCAGTTCGGGCGCCACACAGTAACCCAGGGCTTCCTCGTACCCGTAGGTGAGGCCGGGAACCCGGGAAATCCATTTGAATCCCGTGAGCGTTTCCTCGTGCGCATACCCGGCTGCTGCCGCGATCCGTGAGAGAAGGCGTGAGGACACGATCGAGTTGGCGAAGACGCCGCCCCGGGTCTCTTCGCCCGCACCGGCGGCCATGCGCGCTACGACATGTGCGCCCAGTAACGCACCCACTTCGTCCCCGCGCAACATCCGCCAAGCACCGGTGGCGGGATCCAAGGCTGCGACTGCGGCGCGGTCGGCGTCGGGATCATTGGCCAGAACGATGTCCGCATCCGAGTCCGCGGCAGCCGCGAGAGCCAGGTCAAGCGCGCCGGGTTCTTCCGGGTTGGGGAAGGCAACAGTGGGGAAGTCAGGGTCCGGTGCCGCCTGTTCAGCCACCAGGGTGACGTCCGTGAAACCTGCGGCATTAAGGACTGAGACGGCCGTTTCGCCACCCACACCGTGCATGGGAGTCAGGACGATCTTGAGGTCCCGGGCGGGAAAGTGTTCCCGATCTGCCAGGCCGGCCATGGCAGTTTCATACTCTGCGGTGATGGCGTTGGGCAGCACGGTCCAGCCGGCCGCGGCCAGCTGAATCGAGTCCAGCGCCCCCACAGCCTCGATCTTCGCCGCGATTTTTGCATCGTAGGGGGCCACGATCTGGGAACCGCGCCCGCTCTCCGGCACAGCGTGCCGCCCCAGGTAGACCTTGTAGCCGTTGTCCTGCGGCGGGTTGTGGCTGGCTGTGACCATCACGCCGCCGTCGCACTCCAGTGACCTGACCGCGTAGGCGAGCAACGGCGTCGGGAGCGCCGCCGGCATGAGGAACGTCTCGATTCCTGCTGCGGTGAAGATTGCCGCGGTTTCCTCGGCAAAGATGTCCGAGTTGTAGCGGGCATCAAAGCCGACGACGGCGCGTGGCTGGGTTCCCGGCGCAGCTGCAGCGACTGCTTCGTTGAGGAAAGCCGCCAAACCTGCCGCGGCTCGACGGACAACGACGCGGTTCATGCGGTTGGGACCGGGGCCCAGTGCTGCGCGGAGGCCGGCAGTGCCGAACTGCAGGGTGCCGTTGAAGCTGTCGCCCAGCTCCTGGGCTGCTCCCGCATCACCGCCACTGGCGAGTTCGGCGAGCTCCACGAGAGAGGCCGACGTCGCCGGATCCGGGTCTTGGGATGCCCATTCGCGGGCGTCGGTGAGCAGCTGTTCAAATGCGGCATCGCTGGATGTCATAGGGACAAAACTATCCTCAATGAGCCGCGAAGGGGCAACGAGGGGCAAGATCCCTTCCCCCAAGAGGGGTCTTAATGGGTGGGATCCCGCTCATCGGCGGCACTAAAGTGAGCGCGTTCGCACGGTGAAGTCCGTGTCGCCATCCAGGCTGAACCCTGAAGAACCCGTGTCGTCCCAGTCCGGGAAGAACGTGTCCGAAACAACCGCAGCTCCGTCTCCGGCGAAGACTTCCACAGAGGACGAATCCAAGAGGATGGTCAGATGGACCTTGTTCCCGGAGGATGGCAGGGCCACTTCGTGAAATGGGCTGAACTTTTCAGAGAAGTTGCCCGTTCCGGCCTTGGACCGGTCCACCCTGAGAGTGTGGTTCTCCTTGTTGTAGGAGATACGCAGGCCCGCATTGGCATCGGGCGATTGGCGGAGGATCAGTCCGGCTTCGCGGGCAGAGGTCAGTTCCATCTCGAGTTCGATCAGTTGGGCGCGGCCCGTGAAGTCCTCGCCGAGTGCCTTCGGTGAGGAGCCGATGGTGAGGTTTTTGCCTTTGACTTCACTGCCGGCGCGTTCAAGTGCCGTTCTTGCTGCGGAGGCGATGACGGACCGCAGTTCGAAACGGCGCTCTCCGCGAACCAAGGTGAGCTCGCGCGGAATCGCCATGGAACCTCGCCACGGAGTGGTGGGAACATGCTGGGCGTAGTCCCAGTTGCCCATCCAGCCAAGCAGCACGGGTTTGTCACCGGGCGCGCCGGAGATGGAGTTGGCCGCGTAATAGTCGGCGCCATGGTCCAGCCACTGGGATTCGTTGAGTGGGGCATCCGGTGCGGCCGCGTTTTCGGCTGTGAAGCGGGTCCCGTCGAATTCACCGACGAAGTACTGCATGCCCGAGCCGCCAGCTATACCGCCGGGGTTGATGCTGAGCAGCATCACCCACTTCTTCGCGGTGGAACCTTCTACCTTCATCTGGAGAAGTTCGGGCACCTCCCAGAGCCCTCCTTGGGCTCCGACTCCCGAGAAATCACTCAAGTAATCCCACTGGAGCAGATCGGTGGACTTGAACATTTTGACCACTTGGGCGTCGGCCACCACGGTGGTCATCACCCAGTAACCGCCCGGCTCATACCAGGTGATTTTGGGATCGCGGAAGTTGTTGTTCGTGGGCGCGAGGTTCAGCACAGGGTTGCCCCGGTACTTCTGCCAGGTGGTCCCGTTATCCAGGCTGAAGGCGAGCGACTGTGCCTGCGCGCCCTGGGGGAGTGCACCGTTCTTCCCGTAAGCGCTGGTGTAATGGGCCACCATCGGCGGATTCCCTGCCGATCCCAGTCCGGAAGCGTTGTTCGTGTCCATGACGATGCAGCCGGAGAAGATCTCTTCCTCGGGGCTGGCTTCCATGGCCACGGGACGCTGTTCCCAGTGCACCAGGTCTGTGCTGGTGGAGTGGCCCCAGGACATGTTGCCCCACGAGTTTCCGCGCGGGTTGTACTGGTAAAACGCGTGGTAGGTCCCGTCGTGGAAGACGAGGCCATTGGGGTCGTTGAGCCAGTTCTTTTCAGCCGTCAGGTGGGCAACGGGCCGCCAAGGATCCGAAGCGGTAGGTGCCGGACCCGTCGAGGTGGGGGACGGCGTCGGGCTGGCCGTGCAGGAAGCGGCAGAAAAGGCGACCACGACGGCGGCACTTGCGGCCAGTAAATGGCGGCGGGACAGGTGGGGGTTGGGATAAGTCATGGGGAAAATCCTGAAGGGGTTGGGGTGGCAGGGGTGCTGGCCCTTCTGGAGCCAACACCCCTGCCGCGGCCTCACGGCCAGGGTTTTATGGCCTACTTGTAGTGGCCTTCGCCGCCGACGCGGACGTTGGTGGGCAGGTAGCCGAACGGGCCGAGGCCGTTCTGGCCGAAGCTGCGGTCAACCTGCGTCACTCCGCCCTTGAAGTTCATCTTCACGGTGGGTGAGAGTGAACCGCCGCGGACACCGTCCACGTTGTCGATGAACGACTGCACCAGGCCTCCGGGCTGCACGTAGTGCGAGTAGGCCTGGAACTGGCGGCCATTCTGTCGGGGGTCCGGGCCTTCCGGGGCGTTGGCCGGCATGTTCAGGTCCGTGGGGGAACCCAGGGCCAGGCCGCTGTTGTTGACCGGCTGGTAGTCCGAACGGACGCCGTTGCCAACAAAGCCGTACACGCCGTCGGGACCGCGCATGCCGTCCGCGTAGGTGAACTGGTGGCTGATGGTGAACAGGTAGTACTTGTTCTTCCCGTTCTCGTTCTGGATGAAGATCTGGGGACGCTCAGTCTGATCGTTGACGCAGTTTGCAGACAGGATCGGCGGAAGGAAGCTCCACTTGGTCAGGTCCTTGTTGTCTGCGACTGCCAGGCCCACGTTTGCTGTCTGGTACCAAGCGCCGGTGCTGTTGACCTGGGCCACGGTTTCGGCGTTGGGATCGCCGGGCTGGTAGCCCAGGTCTTCCTGCTTGCACTTGTAGGAGCCCCGGGTGCCACCGGTGTTGCCTTCGAAGACCATGAAGGTCTTGCCCGGGTGTGCGGGGTCCGCGAACGTGTACGGATCACGGAAAGCGAAGCCCGGGTTCTGGGCCTTGTTCTGGTACAGCTTTCCGTCCGGTTCCAGCAGTTTGGTGTGCTGGAAGCCATCAAAGCTCACGCCGTTCTTGTCGGCATGGATGGTGCCCAGGGCCTTGGCGATGGCCGCGTCGGGGGCGATTCCACCCCCACCGGCGTTGCGTTCGGCGATGTCATAGAACGTGGTGGCCGTGTAGAACACGTTGATCTTGTTGCCCTGCATGAGGCGGGTGGAACCGGACCATTCCGTGTTTCCGATGGACGTGTTGTCCAGGAACAGGTGTCCGCCGTAGTTCCATTTGTCCTTGGCAGGATCGGCGTTGGTCTTCCGGAAGAAGTAGCCGATCCGGGCGTTCCAGTGGCGCTGGTCGAAGCCGTAGCCTGCATGCCGGTCAGCCACCAGGGAGAAGATGACGTCATAGCCCTTGTAGCTGATCTGGTTCGCGTTCTCGTCGGTCAGGGACCAGGTGTCCCATACCCAGACGTCGTCGTTCATGGCCGGGAAGTCCTTGGGGATTTCCGGCATGGTGACGTTGGGGCTCATGGAGTTCTGGCCCGGTGCAACGTTGGGGTTGCTCTGGGCCATGATCTGTTTGGCGTCGGCGCGCGTCCACTTGGACGTGAAGTCTGCTGCCGGGTCGTAGGCCTGCTGCGTATGGGTGGTTGGCAGCGGGAAGCCGGGCGTGGGTGCCGGCATGGTGCTCGACGGCGGGTCGGCCGGCAGGTTGGCCTGCGCAGCGGGCGTGACCAGCAGGATGCTGCCTGCCACGCTGGCTGCAGCGGCGACGGCTATTGCCCGTCGCAGACGGCGGCGTGGCCGTTGAGGGGTTGAGTGCGTGTTCATGCTTGCTCTTCTCGCGGAGTGTTGGACTTCGTGGAGTGGGGCGCATGCCCTGTCCCCTGATGAGGGGTTCTTTTACTCAGGCGTCCGTCGATCCGCTGGAAGCGTCTTCGAAGGACGCCATCGTTTCGAGGTGGCGACGAGTCCATGCGGGGCCCTCGTCGCGGTGTGTTCCGGCACGTCGACTTACCGGAGCACTCTCCACGCTAGACACGTGTTAGGTCGCAAATCAAAGGGCATTTCATCTGCCCGGGAGGCTACCCGCCCGTAGATGCGCAAGCGCTTACATTGCCAACGTGCGCGCGTGACATTTCCGGCCAGGCAGGTCAAATGTTGCGCAACAAATCAGATTTATTCTGGGAATCTGCTGTGCATTTACTTCCCGCCCCCGATTGTTAGCGCACACGCCGACGCGCACCCTTAAAGACGCGCACCCTTAAACAGGAATGCGTGGCCACCTGCCAGTGACCACGCATTCTTTGGGGTTCGTCTTAGAGCTTGGCGATGATCTCAGCCAGGAGCTTGGAGATCCGCTTGCCCGCGGCCTGCCCGGCTTCCAGGACCTCCGCGTGGCTCAGGGGGACCGGGCTGATACCTGCGGCGAGGTTGGTCACCAGCGAAATGCCGAAGACTTCCATTCCCGCATGGCGGCCGGCGATCGCTTCAAGCGCGGTGGACATGCCCACCAAGTCGGCGCCGATGCGCTTGGCGTACTGCACCTCGGCCGGCGTTTCGTAGTGCGGGCCCGTGAACTGGGCGTAGACGCCCTCCTGCAGGGAGGAATCGACTTCGCGGGCAAGATCGCGGATGCGTGAGGAATAGAGGTCGGTGAGGTCAACAAACGTGGCGCCCTCAAGCGGTGAAGTTGCGGTGAGGTTGATGTGGTCGCTGATGAGCACGGGAGTGCCCGGGGTCCACGCCTCGTTGAGACCGCCGCAGCCGTTGGTAAGGACCAGGGTCGTGCATCCGGCGGCTGCTGCGGTGCGGACGCCGTGGACCACTGAACGTACACCGCGGCCCTCGTAGTAGTGCGTCCTGGCGCCGAGGACCAGGGCCCGCTTGCCCTCTTTGGTGAGGACGGAGCGGATGGTGCCCACATGGCCCACGACTGCTGGTTTGTGGAAGCCCGGGACCTCCGAGGCGTTGAGTGTGGCGGTGGTTTCACCAATAAGGTCCGCGGCCTCCGCCCAGCCGGATCCGAGCACCAGTGCTACATCGTGGGACTCGACGCCGGTCTCCGCGGCAATGAAGTCAGCGGCGGCTTGTGCGGCTTCGAAAGGGTCTGTGTTCATCAGCTCAGTGTTACTCACTGGTACAAGCTACCTTGCGGCCACGGGACTTTGGTAGGGACCCGGGTGCTGGTGAGGGTGGGCTGAGTGGCAGCCGGCGTGGCAATGAGCGAGAATTGAGGATTGTGACCACCCAAGTTGACTTCAGTGCCCCCCGTATCGCGATCCTGGGAGGTGGTCCCGGCGGATATGAAGCTGCCATGGTGGCCGCCTCACTCGGCGCCCACGTCACCATCGTTGAGCGGGCAGGCCTCGGCGGCTCAGCCGTGCTGACCGACGTCGTGCCTTCCAAGACCCTCATTGCCACCGCCGACCTCATGACCCGCGTCGGTGAGGCGGACGAGCTGGGAGTGAAGTTCGACGGCGACGGCACCGCGTCCAAGCCCCGTGCAGACCTTAAGCACATCAATGATCGTGTCCTGAACCTGGCCCATGGACAGTCCGAGGACATCCGTGCCGGCCTTGAGCGACTGGGCGTGGAGATCGTGATCGGTTCCGGCAAACTGCTGGACAACAACACCATCGAGGTCCTGACCCTCGAAGGAACCCGCACCATCGATGCCGACGCCATCCTGCTGGCTGTCGGCGCCCACCCGCGCGAACTCCCCACGGCCAAGCCCGACGGCGAACGCATCCTCAACTGGGCCCAGATCTACAACCTGGACGAGCTCCCCGAAGAGCTGATCGTGGTGGGATCCGGTGTTACCGGCGCGGAGTTCGCATCCGCCTACAACGGCCTGGGATCCAAGGTCACCCTGATTTCCAGCCGCGACCAGGTCCTTCCCGGCGAGGACACGGACGCTGCCAAGCTGCTGGAGGGCGTCTTCGAGCGTCGGGGCGTCCGCGTTTTGTCGAAGTCACGCGCGAACGCCGTCGAGCGGACGGACGACGGCGTGAAGGTCACCTTGGGTGACGGATCGGTCGTGACAGGCTCGCACTGCTTGGTGTGTGTTGGATCCATACCGAACACGGCCGGAATCGGTCTTGAAGAAGCCGGTGTGACCCTCACGGAGTCCGGCCACATCAAGGTGGATGGCGTTTCCCGCACCACCGCCCCCAACATTTACGCTGCCGGCGACTGCACAGGCGTTTTCGCCCTGGCTTCTGTAGCCGCCATGCAGGGCCGCATCGCCATCGCGCACTTCATGGGCGACGGAGTGAAGCCGCTCAAGCTCAACCAGGTGGCGTCCAACATCTTCACCTCCCCGGAAATCGCCTCCGTAGGCGTTTCCGAGGCCGATCTCGCCTCCGGCAAGTACCAGGGCGACGTGGTGATGCTGTCCCTGCTCAGCAATGCCCGCGCCAAGATGCGCAACACCAAGGACGGCTTCGTCAAGATCATCGCCCGCAAGGGATCAGGCACCGTGATTGGTGGCGTGGTGGTTGGCCCGAACGCTTCCGAGCTCATCTTCCCGATCTCCGTGGCCGTGACCCAGAAGCTCCACGTGGACGACGTCGCCAGCGCCTTCACGGTGTACCCGTCGCTCACGGGATCCATTTCTGAGGCCGCACGGCGCTTGCACGTGCACATGTAGGTTCAAACGCCGACGCCCGTTTCGACGGTTCGCTGCGCACCATGCCGTTCGCACGGCACCCTGCGCAGCGAGCCATCGAGGCGGGCGTTTCTGCGTCCAGCGACTTAGCGGATGCCCCGGTACTTGAGGCCGGCTCCCAACGCCGCCAGGCTCAGGCAAGCCAGGATGGCCAAGTAGTAGGCAGGGGCGACATCCTGTCCTGTGATCTCGATGAGGTACGCGGCGATCATGGGAGTGAAGCCACCGAAGGCCGCCACGGAAGCGTTGTAGCTGAAGGACAGTCCGGTTGCCCGGGAACGTGCATCAAAGGCGTCCGACATCACCGAGGGCAATGCTCCGAAGTAGGCGGCCTTCAGGCAACCGAGAATGGTCATGGTGGTGGCCAGAACCAGGAAGGACCTCCCGGCAGTCAGCCAGAGGAACAGCGGGATCACCATCAGTGCGGTCAGAATGACCGTGGGGATCATGATCCTCAGTCGCCCGAACTTGTCCGAGAGGTGCCCCACCACGGGTGTCCCGAAGGTGAGGATGACGCCCGTGATCACCAGGCAGCTGAACGAAGCTGACGGGTCGAGTCCCAACTGCTTGATCCCGTACGTAGGCATGTACTGGAGGATGAAGTTCACTGCCGTGGAAATGGCCAAGGCGCCTGCAGCAATGAAGATGCCGAGCTTTTGGGTCTTGAAAACATCCAGGATGGGGGATCCCGAGGCTCCGGCGTCGTCGTCGCTGCGGACGATCGGCGCTTCATCCACATGCTTCCGGATGAAGTAGCCCGCCGGGCCCACCAACAGCCCGAAAATGAAGGGGATGCGCCAGCCCCACTCGGTCATGTCCGATGCGGAAAGCACGGAGGTGAGGACGGCGACGAAGATGGCTGCCATCAGCGATCCCAAGCCTTGGCTGGCGAACTGGAAGCTTCCCAGGAAGCCCTTGCGCTTGGAGTCTTGGGCGATGAGGAACGACGTCGCGGCACCAAACTCACCACCAGCCGAGAAGCCTTGGACCAGGCGGGCAAGGATGATGCCGATCGGGGCGAGCATGCCAATCTGGTCGTAGCCAGGCATGAAGGCGATCATCGCCGTGCCGATCACCATCAGGCGGATGGTCAGCATGAGGCCCTTTTTCAAACCCTTCCTGTCTGCGTAGGAGCCAAGGATGAGGCCGCCCAGGGGACGGATCAGGTAGGAGGCGCCAAAGACGGCAAAGGCTTGGATTAGCTCCACTGCCGGGTTTTCGGCCGGGAAGAAATTGCGGCCGATGTAGATGGCAAGCAGGGCATAGATGCCCATGTCGAACCACTCCAGGGCATTACCGACCGTCGCGGCGGCAATTCCTCGCGTGGTCGATTTCCTGGACTGCGGGCGTACAACGTCGTCGTTGATGCCAACAGGTGCCGGCTGCTGCGCAGGACCGGCGTTGGGCGTTGTTGTCATGGTGTTCCCTCGATGATACGTAGTGGGATTCAGGCGTGGGCTGCTGTGCGGCGTTGCTCCAGGACAGGAACCTGGGCTTGGCCTAGATCGTGGAAGAGCCCGCACGCGATCTGCAGGCCTTCGCGGGCGATGGACTCGAGCATGTGTTCGTTGGGCGCGTGCTGCAGGCAACCGGGGTAGGAGTGCGGGACCCAGAGTGTCGGCAGCCCCAGGATGTCTTCGAAAACGTGGTTGGGGAGGGAGCCGCCAATGTTGGGCAGGATCGCCGGTGCCGTGCCCGTGGTCTCCGTGATGGACTGGCTGGCCCAGGCAACCCAAGGATTGTCCGGGTCCAACCTGCTGGCAGGAAAGACCGTGGTGACCCGGGCCTTGACCATGTCAAAGCCCTTGGCGTCCAGATGGTCCTGAAGTCGGCGCTCCAACCCGTTGGTGTCTGTTCCGGTGACGTATCGAAGTTGCAGGATTGCTTGCGCGGTTCCGGGAATGGCGTTGACGGGGTTTTCCAGGTCAGCAGCGCCCAGGGCCAGGACTTCCAGCGTGTTCCAGCCGTAGACCCGCTCAGCAGGGCTGAGGCTCTCATCGCCCCAGCCCTCATCAACGGCAGGGTCTTCGGGCCCCGGCAAGATTTCGACGCCGGCAAGGGCTCGCCGGACGGAGCCCGGTAGCGCTACAGGCAGCAGGCCGGGTATCTGAA
This genomic window contains:
- the cobA gene encoding uroporphyrinogen-III C-methyltransferase, whose amino-acid sequence is MQLTIDLTGRDVLVTGSDKSARQAIRRYQSAGAHVYRLSTPEGVPGDGQLPERPFLVAVVDDGGAGWLPLVERCRDAGIPVAFEPAPGAEGHVTLVGGGPGALDLLTVGAIDALRDADVVFYDRLAPYQELADLTSAELVDVGKQPGLHKVTQRDIEKLMVEAALLGKNVVRLKGGDPYVFGRGGEEVAACVAAGVPVRVISGVTSAISVPAAAGIPVTHREVSHMFTVVSGHAPLTEKEHTHLAGLGGTIVVLMGIGTLPQLAAGLRRAGMNSDMPMAVVERGYRPGQRTTIADLGTIETAATGCSNPAVLVIGEVVRVAEANRNHAEASAELSRLAASLLEA
- the nirB gene encoding nitrite reductase large subunit NirB; translated protein: MTGHTSSTENPRRIVVVGGGPAAHRFTDAMVNRGLEGWQVTVLTEEAHLPYDRVALSKALTETDVDLTLGEASMWDHEALTLKTGERAVKIDTVAKSVLTAAGNKYEYDHLVVASGSDAARLPIPGAEHTHVYRTLEDVWTINKAIAELSAKLGRKVNAVTIGGGLLGLESAAGTEQLGATPVVINGSPWLMNTQLDEGAGQALGRLIEAKGFEVHGGVFPSEVVTDDDGNVTGVLMADGRTIDADLVIVAIGVKPRDDLFRAAEGEEQLFSLGQRGGVVINDFCATEVDGIWAIGEVANFEGMCLGLVAPANTMAEIVADRLHGGEATFPGFDTATKLKLSGVDVASFGDAFARTEHSLEIVYADPARGVYQKIVTTDDAKTLLGGIFVGDASPYMSLRPLLGRELSAEPGAYLSAAGGGEAPETELPDDAILCSCNNVAAGTIRDTINGCGACEGDAPVQELGELKGCTRAGTQCGSCVPMLKKLLEGELKKSGIEVSKALCEHISLSRQELFDAIRVLELTSFEEIMAKYGTGAGCDICKPTIASILASQHSAYVLDAGRGSLQDTNDRALANMQKDGTYSVVPRIAGGEITPKGLGVIAAVAGKYNLYTKITGGQRIDMFGARLEQLPDIWKELVDAGFESGQAYGKSLRTVKSCVGSTWCRFGVQDSVAMAIALELRYRGLRSPHKLKMGVSGCARECAEARGKDVGVIATADGWNLYVGGNGGATPAHAQLLAKDLDDETLLKYIDRYLMYYIRTADRLQRTARWQEELDGGIKHVEEVVVNDSLGIAEELEAAMAKHIDTYEDEWAETLKDPERLRRFRSFVNAPNQKDESISFVPERGQIRPATNEEKGGVLIASTIPVRSETVGAEN
- the nirD gene encoding nitrite reductase small subunit NirD produces the protein MTVILDRAEDLTTTATWQRVCPVAELEVAWGEAALIAGRQVALFRTAPTEVFAVAQQDPATLANVMARGIIGSRGSRPTIASPLHKEVYDLETGECFTNPELTLAVFATRLVDGFIEVEV
- a CDS encoding phospho-sugar mutase; this translates as MTSSDAAFEQLLTDAREWASQDPDPATSASLVELAELASGGDAGAAQELGDSFNGTLQFGTAGLRAALGPGPNRMNRVVVRRAAAGLAAFLNEAVAAAAPGTQPRAVVGFDARYNSDIFAEETAAIFTAAGIETFLMPAALPTPLLAYAVRSLECDGGVMVTASHNPPQDNGYKVYLGRHAVPESGRGSQIVAPYDAKIAAKIEAVGALDSIQLAAAGWTVLPNAITAEYETAMAGLADREHFPARDLKIVLTPMHGVGGETAVSVLNAAGFTDVTLVAEQAAPDPDFPTVAFPNPEEPGALDLALAAAADSDADIVLANDPDADRAAVAALDPATGAWRMLRGDEVGALLGAHVVARMAAGAGEETRGGVFANSIVSSRLLSRIAAAAGYAHEETLTGFKWISRVPGLTYGYEEALGYCVAPELVRDKDGISAAVLIAELAAAAKAEGRTIFDTLDDLYLVHGLHASDQLSIRVADLGLLDAMMNRLRVNPPEAFGGSAVEVFTDLAEGSQALPPTDGLLYVTRDLTRVIIRPSGTEPKLKCYLEVIQAVESAAELPEARQAARTSLDDVLRDVREALGL